Part of the Rhodococcus sp. OK302 genome is shown below.
GGGGAATCTTCTGGGCGAGCAATTCGGAGACGGTCGTTGCAATACATACGAGTTCCAGATCGGGTTCGTCTTTCAACATGACAGACAGGCCGATCGCGACCGATTCGTGGTCCTCCACTAGCCCCACGCGACGATTCGGAAATGCAGACTGTACCGGCATATTGGACTAATCCCCTTCTGGCGTTGCGACGACGTTATCAGGCAAATCGGCTCGGTTGGTATGGGTTGCGCTATCCGCTGGCTAAGATTTGGAGTCAGTCTGGACTGTTTTCTGTTTTCCATTTACAGTCATGGTGTGATCGAGCCCACGTCCGATGTGAAAGTGACCCGTACGCAGGTGGAACGCACCGCTTCGATGCGAGGACGGCTGCTCGACGCGGCAGTCGAATCGCTGGTCGAGTTGGGCTATGCGAGGACGAGCACCCAGGAGATCGCTCGCCGTGCCGGCGTCTCGCGGGGGACCCAGCTGCATCACTTCCCGACGAAGGAATCTCTGGTGGTTGCGGCTGTCGAGTATCTGGTGGACAAGCGGTTGGCAGAAATTCTCACGGCTGAGGTCGGCAGTGGACGCGGTCTGGAGATTCTCGCGGATGCGTTTTCCGGTCCACTGTTCTACGCGGCGTTGGAATTGTGGGTCGCAGCCCGAACGGATCCCGTGCTACATGCCGCGACAGTGCCCCTCGAGCGCAAGGTGAGTGAGGCTCTCGAACTCGGCAGCGCCGAGGTGTTCGGGGATCGGTTCGATGCCGAATCCGTAGAACTCACTATCGAACTTGTTCGTGGGCTTGCAGTCTCTGCCCTTTTTCGTACCCCTGAAACCGATCGCGCGCTCAGATCGCGCTTGTTGCCGGCCTGGCAATCCCGAGTGGAGAAGAAGTGAAACTTCCCGAACATGTCGAAACATTAATCGTCGGTGCAGGATTCGCCGGTCTGGGATTGGCGGCGAGGCTGCTCCGCGAGGATCTTGGAGCGGATGTCGTGCTGATCGAGCGCGGCGCCGACATCGGCGGAACATGGCGAGACAACACATATCCCGGTTGCGCGTGCGACGTTCCGACGGCGCTGTACTCGTATTCTTTTGCGCCGAGCGCGGATTGGAGTCATACCTTTGCCCGGCAGCCCGAAATCTACGCCTACCTGAAGAAGGTGGCCACCGACTCCGGAATCGAGCGTCGAGTAGTGCTCAACTGTGAGCTCGAAGCAGCGGTGTGGGATGACGAGCTGGCAGTGTGGCATGTGCAGACGTCGGTCGGTTCCTTGACGGCCAAGATTCTGGTTGCAGCAACAGGGGCCTTGTCGACACCGAAGACTCCGGATTTCCCGGGTCTGGAACAGTTTTCCGGGACTACCTTCCATTCGGCCACCTGGAATCACGAGCACGACCTGCGCAGCGAGCGGGTCGCGGTGATCGGGACCGGGGCGTCGGCAGTACAGTTTGTTCCCGAGATTGTTGATTCTGCGGCGCATGTGACCGTCTTTCAGCGAACCCCGGCTTGGGTGATTCCGCGCGGTGATCGAACACTCTCATCGGCACAGAAGACCTTGTACGCAAGGATTCCCGCGACGCAGAAGGCAATTCGCGGTGTGGTCTACGGGTTCAGGGAGTTGCTCGGTGCGGCTATGTCGCATGCCACGTGGGTGCTTCCGGCTTTCGAAAAGGTGGCAAAGGCGCATCTGCGTCGGCAAGTGAAGGATCCGGAGTTGCGCCGAAAACTGACGCCTGACTTCACTATCGGCTGCAAGCGGATGCTGCTGTCCAATGACTGGTTGCGCACGCTGGACCGACCGGATGTGGGCCTGGTCGACAGTGGGTTGGTGTCGGTCACCGAACATGGCGTTGTCGACGGAGACGGTGTTGAACACGAGGTTGACACGATCATTTTCGCCACCGGGTTTACACCGACGGAACCGCCTGTCGCACATGCAATCAGAGGTATATCAGGGGAGACGCTGGCATCACACTGGAACCGAAGTCCGAGCGCGTACAAGGGTACGACGGTCAGTGGATTTCCGAATCTTTTTCTCATGTACGGGCCCAACACCAATCTTGGGCACAGTTCCATTGTCTACATGCTGGAATCACAGGCGGAATACATCAACGACGCCCTGCGCATCATGAAGAGCGAGGGTATTGATTCTCTGGATGTCGAAGACTCTGTACAGGTGCGCTACAACCAGGATATT
Proteins encoded:
- a CDS encoding TetR/AcrR family transcriptional regulator — encoded protein: MRGRLLDAAVESLVELGYARTSTQEIARRAGVSRGTQLHHFPTKESLVVAAVEYLVDKRLAEILTAEVGSGRGLEILADAFSGPLFYAALELWVAARTDPVLHAATVPLERKVSEALELGSAEVFGDRFDAESVELTIELVRGLAVSALFRTPETDRALRSRLLPAWQSRVEKK
- a CDS encoding flavin-containing monooxygenase, which gives rise to MKLPEHVETLIVGAGFAGLGLAARLLREDLGADVVLIERGADIGGTWRDNTYPGCACDVPTALYSYSFAPSADWSHTFARQPEIYAYLKKVATDSGIERRVVLNCELEAAVWDDELAVWHVQTSVGSLTAKILVAATGALSTPKTPDFPGLEQFSGTTFHSATWNHEHDLRSERVAVIGTGASAVQFVPEIVDSAAHVTVFQRTPAWVIPRGDRTLSSAQKTLYARIPATQKAIRGVVYGFRELLGAAMSHATWVLPAFEKVAKAHLRRQVKDPELRRKLTPDFTIGCKRMLLSNDWLRTLDRPDVGLVDSGLVSVTEHGVVDGDGVEHEVDTIIFATGFTPTEPPVAHAIRGISGETLASHWNRSPSAYKGTTVSGFPNLFLMYGPNTNLGHSSIVYMLESQAEYINDALRIMKSEGIDSLDVEDSVQVRYNQDIQHDLQRTVWNKGGCSSWYIDSEGRNSVQWPTFTFTFRSRLSRFDRENYAVRTVGRVADVERS